A window from Musa acuminata AAA Group cultivar baxijiao chromosome BXJ3-10, Cavendish_Baxijiao_AAA, whole genome shotgun sequence encodes these proteins:
- the LOC104000636 gene encoding glyceraldehyde-3-phosphate dehydrogenase A, chloroplastic, translated as MASATLTAANACLQGKGFSDFSGLRSASSSIPLRRINSSDDFLSVVAFRTSAVGSSGGYRKGAAEAKVKVAINGFGRIGRNFLRCWHGRKDSPLDVVAINDTGGVKQASHLLKYDSTLGIFEANVKPEGDSAISVDGKVIKVVSNRNPANLPWGELGIDLVIEGTGVFVDREGAGKHIQAGAKKVLITAPGKGDIPTYVVGVNEDAYNPDEPIISNASCTTNCLAPFVKILDQKFGIIKGTMTTTHSYTGDQRLLDASHRDLRRARAAALNIVPTSTGAAKAVALVLPSLKGKLNGIALRVPTPNVSVVDLVVQVSKKTFAEEVNAAFRDAADKELKGILSVCDEPLVSVDFRCSDVSSTVDSSLTMVMGDDMVKVIAWYDNEWGYSQRVVDLADIVANQWK; from the exons ATGGCCTCGGCGACGCTCACGGCGGCCAATGCCTGTCTTCAG GGCAAGGGATTCTCGGACTTCTCGGGACTTAGGAGTGCTTCCTCTTCGATTCCCTTGAGAAGGATCAACTCCTCCGATGACTTCCTTTCCGTCGTCGCTTTTAGAACCTCAGCG GTGGGCAGCAGCGGAGGGTACCGGAAGGGCGCGGCGGAGGCGAAGGTAAAGGTGGCCATCAACGGGTTCGGCCGCATCGGGCGCAACTTCCTGCGGTGCTGGCACGGGCGCAAGGACTCGCCCCTGGACGTGGTGGCCATCAACGACACCGGAGGCGTCAAGCAGGCCTCCCACCTCCTCAAGTACGACTCCACCCTCGGCATCTTCGAAGCCAACGTCAAGCCCGAGGGTGACTCCGCCATCTCGGTCGACGGCAAGGTCATCAAGGTCGTCTCCAACCGCAACCCCGCCAACCTTCCGTGGGG TGAGTTGGGAATAGATTTGGTGATCGAAGGGACGGGGGTGTTCGTGGACAGGGAGGGAGCAGGGAAGCACATCCAGGCCGGCGCCAAGAAGGTGCTCATCACCGCCCCGGGCAAAGGTGACATCCCCACCTACGTGGTGGGAGTCAACGAGGATGCGTACAACCCCGATGAGCCCATCATCAGCAACGCCTCCTGCACCACCAACTGCCTCGCCCCCTTCGTCAAGATCCTCGACCAGAAGTTTG GAATCATCAAGGGAACCATGACCACCACTCACTCCTACACCGGGGACCAAAGGCTGCTTGATGCGAGCCATCGCGACCTCCGTCGTGCGCGAGCCGCTGCGCTCAACATAGTCCCCACCTCCACCGGCGCCGCGAAGGCCGTCGCCCTGGTTCTCCCCTCCCTCAAGGGCAAACTCAACGGAATCGCCCTCCGTGTGCCCACCCCTAACGTCTCGGTCGTCGACCTTGTTGTGCAAGTATCCAAGAAGACCTTCGCCGAGGAGGTCAATGCCGCGTTCCGAGATGCTGCCGACAAAGAATTGAAGGGCATCCTCTCCGTCTGCGACGAGCCTCTTGTCTCCGTGGACTTCCGCTGCAGCGATGTGTCGTCGACCGTCGATTCGTCGCTGACCATGGTGATGGGCGACGACATGGTCAAGGTGATTGCTTGGTATGACAACGAGTGGGGCTACTCGCAGAGGGTTGTAGATTTGGCTGACATCGTAGCCAACCAGTGGAAATGA
- the LOC104000637 gene encoding probable BOI-related E3 ubiquitin-protein ligase 2 has translation MAVQAQYPSNFAFSPDFRGRAGNNVMEDLQMLLEHHDMLGRYSTHLGGVNNATVFSDPQSELTCFASGTRKRAREEPPAVVLQSNLESVLPPFCYPNLATVTAVPERAVAAALSAPGCHQTRLLDSGGTSTSGRPASPLTQDLVSHLSYQNAEIDELIRLQRERLRSGLEEVRNRHCKALLWCVEQRVAKRLREKEAELEKARRLNAELEETVRQLTAETELWFGVAKNNESVAASLRANLEQVLLHNAAAAQVKEGYGDTDDDAQSCRSAVADRRHASSPATEAEEVRRRPRAACRSCGERDVCVLLLPCRHLCLCKICESMIDACPACGSAKNACLQIAMS, from the exons ATGGCCGTGCAAGCGCAGTATCCCTCCAATTTTGCTTTCTCCCCGGATTTCCGCGGCCG GGCCGGGAACAATGTAATGGAAGACCTCCAGATGCTGCTGGAACATCACGATATGTTGGGCCGGTACAGCACCCACCTCGGTGGCGTTAACAATGCCACCGTGTTCAGTGATCCCCAGAGCGAGCTTACATGCTTTGCCTCCGGGACGAGGAAGCGGGCGCGGGAAGAGCCGCCCGCGGTGGTGCTGCAATCTAACCTCGAGTCCGTCTTGCCGCCGTTCTGCTACCCTAACCTCGCGACGGTAACAGCTGTCCCGGAGAGGGCTGTTGCTGCCGCCTTATCCGCCCCCGGCTGTCATCAGACCCGCCTGCTCGATTCCGGCGGTACCTCCACCAGCGGTCGGCCCGCGTCCCCTCTCACCCAAGATCTCGTCTCCCATCTCTCTTACCAGAATGCCGAGATCGATGAACTCATCCGCCTTCAG AGGGAACGACTGCGGAGTGGGCTGGAGGAGGTGCGGAATAGGCATTGTAAGGCGCTGCTATGGTGCGTGGAGCAGCGGGTGGCGAAGAGGCTGAGGGAGAAGGAGGCGGAGCTGGAGAAGGCGCGGCGGTTGAACGCGGAACTGGAGGAGACGGTGCGCCAGCTGACCGCGGAGACAGAGCTGTGGTTCGGTGTTGCCAAAAACAACGAGTCCGTCGCCGCCAGCCTGCGGGCTAATCTCGAGCAGGTCCTCCTCCACAACGCCGCGGCCGCCCAGGTCAAGGAGGGCTACGGCGACACCGACGACGATGCCCAGTCATGCCGTTCGGCGGTGGCGGATAGGAGGCACGCTTCGTCGCCGGCGACGGAGGCGGAGGAGGTCCGCCGGCGACCGAGGGCGGCGTGCAGGTCGTGCGGCGAAAGGGACGTGTGCGTTCTGCTGCTCCCCTGCAGGCACCTTTGCTTATGCAAGATCTGCGAGTCAATGATAGACGCGTGTCCAGCGTGTGGTTCCGCTAAGAACGCGTGCCTTCAGATCGCGATGTCGTGA